The Bartonella sp. HY328 genome contains the following window.
AAAAAGGGAAAAAATTTGGCTTGGGGTAATAATCTTGGCTATATCTTAACTACTGGCGGCAATTGGGCTGATGGGGTTATTAGAGATTTTAGATTGGTGGTTGATAAAGAAAAACCAGATACCATTGTTAGCTTTTGTGGAACTAATGTAAAAAAGATAAGCCCAACCCAATTTGAAATGCGCGTAAAAAACTTTAAACCAAGCCAAGAGCTTTACTTTCTTTTTGTTGATAAAGACCACTTTACTTCAATAGGAAAATAGGATTGGGGCGTTAAGTTTGAGATTAGCTATGCAAATGCCAAAAGCTGGTTTATTGTTAAATATAATTGGAATGATGTTTGCGCGTGTGAGCATCATCATTTTCAGCAAGGCTATCTTGGTATTGGCGGTGATCTATGGCCGCAAGGAAATGCGAATAATCATACCGCCCCCCATACCACCCCATGGTGGCTATTCGTTAATTGAGACGAAGATTTTGGCTGCCGTCGTTTTGATGCCGGAAAAAAATATCTTAACCATCATGGCCTATTTCAAACGCGTGGTGCTATAAATCAGTTCATTAGAGCGTATTTCGATCTGATTGGATCAGATAGGCGCTCTAATCCTTTGTTTACACCGCGTTTTTTGTCTGAAAACCGCTTCACACTTTTCGGAAAACGCTCTAGTGAATTAGATTTAACCAAAGTGGAAGATCTTAAACATTATCTTGCTGTTTCGATTAGAGAAATTCCATTTTAAAATTGATAGTTTATAGGACACTTAAAGCAAAAAGGCGTTATTAAAAAATAACGCCTTTTTAAAAACTGCTTTATAAAACTATAATTTCAAGTCTTTAACCGTGTTGAGGTTAGCATAAAGGCTGGAATATCATCGCCAAAACCAATAATTGGGGCGTTATCATGCTTTTTGCGGTTGTGGTCAGAATGATTATTTCTTGAATGGGGTGGCTTTGTTGCTTGCATATTTTCTTTAACTTTTACCGCTTCAATTACGGGTTCTTTGCTTTGACCATTTGGCGCTTTGCTTTGATTGTTGGGCGCTTTGCTTTGATTATTTAGCGCTTTGCTTGGCGCGTCTTTGCCCACCGTCTCATCAATTAAGGCTAATGTATCATTGGTTAAAATTGGATCTTTTGCTTTTTTATTGGTATTCTTTTTATTGCGGCCAGCTTTACCCTTATGCTCGGTTTCTTCAGCCTTTTGCGGGGCAAGGGTTGAAAGATCGCCATCAAGCCAAGCAATTTCTTCCTTGTTCATTTTTTCAATAGCTTCAACATATTTCATGTCGGCTTTGGTAACAATGGTAAAGGCACTGCCTTTGCGGCCGGCTCTGCCCGTGCGTCCAATGCGATGCACATAATCTTCAGGATGAGTTGGTACGTCAAAGTTAAAAACATGGCTGACATCAGGAATATCAAGCCCGCGTGCCGCAACGTCAGATGCAACCAAAAGTTGCAATTTGCCTTCTTTAAAATTGGCAAGCATAGTCATGCGTGAGCGTTGATCCATGTCGCCATGCAAAGCACCCACGCTAAAATTATGGCGGGTGAGCGAACGGAAAAGCTCAGCCACATCTTTTTTGCGGTTACAAAATATAATCGCGTTTTTAAGCTCATCACCCTGTGCTTTAATAAGGTCGCGCAACACAGCGCGTTTATCCCAAGATTTTGGTGGCGATTTTACTAAATATTGGGTGATTGTGCGTGCGGTTGATGATTCTTTTGCAACTTCCACGCGCTCTGGCGCATGTAAAAACTGCTCGGTCAATGTGGTGATTTCTGGCGCCATAGTTGCCGAGAAAAACAAAGTTTGCCGTGTAAACGGAATAAGCTTACAAATGCGCTCAATATCAGGAATGAAACCCATATCAAGCATGCGGTCGGCTTCATCAATCACCAAAATTTCAACGCCAGTTAAAAGCAGTTTGCCGCGCTCAAAATGGTCAAGCATGCGCCCTGGTGTTGCAATTAACACATCTGCGCCACGCTCTAATTTGCGGTCTTGATCTTCAAAAGATGTACCGCCAATAAGTAAAGCGACATTTAAGCGATGATTAATGCCATATTTTTCAAAATTTTCAGCAACTTGCGCTGCAAGTTCGCGGGTCGGCTCAAGGATCAAAGTGCGCGGCATTCTTGCGCGTGCCCGTCCTTTTTCAAGCAAGGTCAACATTGGCAATACAAAGGAAGCCGTTTTACCTGTACCAGTTTGCGCAATACCTAAAACATCTCGCCGTTGCAGAATAAATGGTATTGCACCAGCCTGAATTGCGGTTGGAGTTGTATAGCCAGCTGCATCAACTGCTGCCGTTACTTTTTGGGATAAACCAAGTTCTGCAAAAGATGTTAAGGAGGACATATTCTCTTCAATTTTTAAGGGCAAATTTTGATCTTTGTTTTTAATATCTTAGATGATCGACTAACTAGCCTCTATATAATGCAATTTTAAAAAAAATAAAAGCATTATATGAAAGCTCATTAATCCTTGTAAAAACACCAAATGATAATTTTGGGGCTTTAACCGATAAGTCACACTATATTCTATATTCAATAAGTTTCAAAATCTATCAGCATTATATTCATTCAGTTAAGTTATTTAGTTTATAACAATAACATTAAGCACTATAAATATGACATTGATAAGTCAAAGAAGACTAAAAAAACGGTTAATCTGCTTCCTTAAAAAAGTCAATAGTTTAATTTAACACGATGAATTAAAGCTATTATAATGAAGGTCGGTTTTTAGCTTTAGGACTTTTGAATAATGGTAGTTGCTTTATTAATCTTGGTATTTAATATTATTTTTTTACCTATTTAAAACAAAAATTGATCTTTTTTTGCTAAGTAATTGATCTTTTATTGTTAAAAGCTTGGTATCTATTTGGTGCAGCTTTTAATAATTGCTACCTCTTTTAATTGTGAAATGAGACGTTTATATCAATTATGTATCGTGATTGATATATAGAAATAATTGGGTTAATAGCCATTATGCCAAGTTTCAAAAAATAGGATCCATGCTGGTGAGTGAAACAACAACACAAACGCCTAAATCACTTTCTTATCCTAAGTTTGTCCATTTGCGCGTCCATTCTGCTTTTTCATTGCTTGAAGGAGCGCTTAAAACTGACAAAATCGTTGCTCATGCAGCAAGCGACCATGAAGCGGCAATTGCTATTACCGATACCAATAATCTTTTTGGTGCATTAGAATTTACCCAAAAATGTTTTAAAGCGGGTATTCAACCCATTATTGGTTGTCAATTAGCGGTAGATTTTGAAGATGATGCGCGTGATAGCCGCATCGTTAAAATGCGCACCGCCGCAGATTTTCAATCAATGGTGTTTCTTGCCGCCAATGATACGGGTTATAATAATCTCGTTGATCTTGTAAGCCGTGCATATCTTAATAAATTGGATACTGATCCACCCCATATTAGAGCGCAATACCTTAATGAAATTGGTGATGGTATTATTGTTTTAACTGGTGGTTTAAATGGGCCTATTGCTGCTGCCTTTAAAGAAGATCGCCCTGACAAGGCTTTAAGCCGCATTGAATTTTTGCAAAAGGCAA
Protein-coding sequences here:
- a CDS encoding DUF4424 domain-containing protein, encoding MCFFDDETQKLYCLDNSFRAALYKEFKKGKNLAWGNNLGYILTTGGNWADGVIRDFRLVVDKEKPDTIVSFCGTNVKKISPTQFEMRVKNFKPSQELYFLFVDKDHFTSIGK